A stretch of Henckelia pumila isolate YLH828 chromosome 4, ASM3356847v2, whole genome shotgun sequence DNA encodes these proteins:
- the LOC140860719 gene encoding uncharacterized protein: protein MEKQSAFCFPCYIFDNNSAQFDTFTVKGFKNWKRVNCKNCQFRRHEGDDNSRHAFAMRKWGEMKNVDQHIDRRMEKQCSKEIQQNRLLLKVSIESVKFLAMQGCAFRGHDESVESVNRGNYIELMKLLGRINPHVGEIILKTAAKNAKYTSPTIQKEILQIIADILRDKIHEEIGDAKFCILVDEALDESNREQMAVILRYVDRNGFIRERFFEVVNVENTNALTLKKEIFSKEVHDVWRFFSTLSTIVNFVSASSKRHFQLKSIREAEVIDLIASGEVETGTGANQVLGVPDMLCQKLQKDNIDILSVMDLVSTTKLVLQQIQNDRWKSFLLTVIEFCEYNDVDVPDLENRYMKDFQLMKLNDRFSERTVELLTLSNSLNPVDGFKSFSPSAVCSLVDKFYHKDFNKEEREYLERQLDHYKFDVPHHERFQKLDSLPHLCHILVATSKSQIYPLIDRLIRLVLTLPISTATTERAFSGMKLIKTSLRNKMYNEFLTNTMVIFIEREIATTIDTEFVIDKFDILKNRKLRLK, encoded by the exons atGGAAAAACAAAGTGCATTTTGTTTCCCTTGTTATATTTTTGACAATAATTCAGCACAGTTTGATACATTCACTGTCAAGGGATTCAAAAATTGGAAAAGAGTTAACTGTAAAAATTGTCAATTCAGAAGACATGAAGGAGATGACAACTCAAGACATGCTTTTGCTATGAGAAAATGGGGAGAAATGAAAAATGTTGATCAACATATTGATAGGAGGATGGAAAAACAATGCTCTAAAGAAATTCAGCAAAATCGGTTACTTTTAAAAGTATCTATAGAAAGTGTGAAGTTTTTGGCGATGCAAGGATGTGCTTTTAGGGGTCATGATGAATCAGTGGAGTCTGTTAATCGTGGAaactatattgaattgatgaAATTGTTAGGAAGAATAAATCCACATGTTGgtgaaattattttgaaaacagCGGCAAAAAATGCCAAGTATACATCACCGACTATCCAAAAGGAAATCTTACAAATTATTGCTGATATTTTAAGAGATAAAATTCATGAAGAAATTGGGGATGCCAAGTTTTGTATTCTCGTTGATGAAGCACTTGATGAATCTAATAGAGAACAAATGGCTGTTATTCTGAGATATGTTGATCGCAATGGGTTTATAAGAGAAAGATTTTTTGAAGTTGTGAATGTTGAAAACACAAATGCATTAACTTTGAAGAAGGAGATAT TTTCTAAAGAAGTGCATGATGTGTGGCGCTTCTTTTCAACTCTAAGCACAATTGTCAATTTTGTTAGTGCTTCTAGTAAACGTCATTTCCAGTTAAAATCAATTCGAGAAGCTGAAGTTATTGATTTGATAGCATCAGGGGAAGTTGAGACTGGTACTGGAGCTAATCAAG TTTTGGGAGTACCAGATATGTTGtgtcaaaaattgcaaaaagacAACATCGACATTTTGAGTGTCATGGATTTAGTCTCTACTACTAAGTTGGTTCTTCAACAGATCCAAAATGATAGATGGAAAAGTTTTCTTTTGACTGTGATAGAGTTTTGTGAATATAATGATGTTGATGTGCCTGATTTGGAGAACCGTTATATGAAAG ATTTTCAGTTGATGAAACTGAATGATAGATTTTCGGAGAGAACGGTGGAACTTCTTACTCTTAGTAATTCACTGAATCCTGTAGATGGGTTCAAATCATTTTCTCCCTCTGCTGTTTGTTCTCTAGTTGATAAGTTTTATCATAAAGATTTTAATAAAGAAGAAAGAGAATATTTGGAGAGACAACTAGACCATTATAAGTTTGATGTGCCTCATCATGAACGATTTCAGAAACTTGACTCACTTCCTCACTTGTGTCACATATTGGTTGCAACTAGTAAGTCACAAATCTACCCTTTAATTGACAGATTGATTAGATTGGTGTTGACCCTTCCGATTTCTACAGCAACTACAGAGCGAGCTTTTTCGGGGATGAAACTCATCAAGACGTCACTTCGTAATAAAATGTATAACGAGTTCTTAACCAATACCATGGTTATCTTTATTGAAAGAGAGATTGCTACTACTATTGATACTGAGTTTGTTATTGacaaatttgatattttgaaaAATCGCAAGTTGCGACTCAAGTAa